Part of the Sphingobium sp. TKS genome is shown below.
CTGTTTATGGGGCCGGAATAAGCAGATTCTTTACCAGTCGCCGGTTAAATCGATCCGACGTGCCGGAATCCCGTCCGGTCGAGGGGAAAAAGGTTCATGACCCAGATGCACGGTGCCGACCATTTCGCAGGCGCGCAGCCGCATGTCTTTCAGGCTTCGGTCGACGCCATGGGCATGGTTTTCCAGATTGCGGGGTCCAGTTCGCAGTTGATCATCGACGCCACGCGGATCGCCGCGCTGTCGCATAATCCCGATCCTTCCCTTGCCATGGCGGGGCAAGTCGGCTCCCAGGTGAAGATGCGCGTCGGCCATGTCTGGCTGATCGCCAGCGTGCGCCGCATGGCGATGGACCGCCAGGACAGCAACAGCATCGTCGTCGACATCGACTTTCTGGGCGAAGGCGATGAGGAAAAGCTGACGGGCCGCATCTACCGCTTCCGCCGCGGCGTGACCCGCTATCCAACGCCGGGGACGGAGGTTTATCCGGTGTCCAGCCAGGACATGCAGCAGATCTATTCCGCCGACGACCGCCCTCATGTGCAGATCGGCACCGTCTATCCCACCGCCGACACCCGCGCCGCGCTCTATGTCGACTCCATGCTGGGCAAGCATTTCGCGCTGCTGGGGTCGACCGGCACCGGCAAGTCGACCAGCGCCGCGCTCATCCTCCACCGCATCTGCGACCTGTCGCCGCAGGGCCATATCGTGATGATCGACCCCCATGGCGAATATGGCGCGGCTTTCCAGACCAATGGCGCGGTCTATGACGTCAACAACCTCGCCCTCCCCTATTGGCTGATGAATTTCGAGGAGCATTGCGAGGTGTTCGTCACCTCCGAGGGTTCCGAGCGGACCGTTGATTGCGACATCCTCGCCAAATGCCTGCTCGCCGCACGGTCGAAGAACCGGCTGGCGGAGAGCATCGGGCGGCTGACGGTCGATTCGCCGGTTCCCTATCTGCTCTCCGACCTCACCAACATCCTTCAGAACGAGATGGGGAAGCTGGACAAGGGCACCGGATCGCTGCCCTATATGCGGTTGAAGACCAAGATCGACGAGATCAAGAGCGATCCGCGCTACAGCTTCATGTTCTCCGGCATGCTGGTCGCGGATTCGATGCAGGAATTCATCGCCAAGATCTTCCGCCTGCCCTCGGGCGGCAAGCCGATCTCCATCATCGACGTGTCTTCCATGCCGTCCGACATCACGTCGGTCGTCGTGTCGGTGCTGTCCCGGCTGGTGTTCGACTATGCCCTGTGGGCGCGTGACGAGCCGCAACGGCCGATCCTGCTGGTCTGCGAGGAAGCGCATCGCTACATCCCCTCCTCCACCACCGGATCGGGTCAGGCCGTGCGCCGCATCCTGGAGCGGATCGCCAAGGAAGGCCGTAAATATGGCGTATCGCTGGGCCTCATCACCCAGCGTCCGTCGGACCTGGCCGAAGGCGTGCTGTCGCAATGCGGCACGATCATCTCGATGCGCCTCAACAACGACCGCGACCAGGCCTTCGTGAAGGCCGCCATGCCCGAAGGCGCGCGCGGCTTCCTCGATTCCATCCCCGCGCTGCGCAACCGCGAGGCGATCATCTGCGGCGAAGGCGTCGCCGTACCGATCCGCGTCGCGCTCGACAATCTGGAAGAAGAACGGCGTCCGGCCTCGGGCGACCCGAGCTTCACGGAGCTGTGGCGTCAGTCAGGCGGCGAGGCGGAGATTCTCGACCGCACCATCACCCGCTGGCGCAGTCAGGGGCGGTAAGACTTTACCCTGCCGGGACGATCCGGCCGGCAGGCTCGCTCTCCGCATTAATGCTTTCGCGGCACTCTTCCTCGTTCACGGGGACGAGCAGCTTCGCCTTGCGCCAGCCCCCCTGCCAATAGACCAGCCCGGCCAGCAGGAAGGCCGCTGCCGAACCCGCCGGGAAGCTGAGCCACAGCGCGTCCGCCCCGATATGCGGATAACCCAGATGATAGAAGCCTAGCCGCACCGCGAAGAGGGTGAAGATCAGGATCAGCAGCGGTCTTACCACCACGCCATTGGCCCGCATCACGCCGAACAGGATCATCGTGCAGCCGAACAGCACGAAGCTCCAGCTCGCCAAAAGCTGCATATGCCATGCAGCGGCGATGGCGGCTTCGTTCCGCCCCAGGAACAGCGACAGCAGCGGCGCGTGGAACAGCAGGATCACGGCCACCATCGTGCCGGTGATCAGCAACAGATAGCCCATGCCATAGCCGGTGATCCGGCTGATCCGGTCCCATCGCCCGGCGCCGATATTCTGCGCCGCCATGGCGCTGACCGCCGCGCCCATCGCCATCGCCGGCATCTGGAGGTAGGTCCAGATCTGCTGGGCCGCGCCATAGGCAGCGGTGACGAGGAAACCCTCCCGATTGACGAGGCCGATCATCACCAGCCCGGAAGCGGACATGACGATCATCTGCAGTCCCATGGGCAACCCCTTGCCGAACAAGACCCGCATCTGCTCCGGCGCCGGGCGCAGATAGGCCAGTTCCCGCCCGCGCAGACGCAGCGGCAGATCCTTGGCATAGGTATAGAGGATGAGGCCGATCAGGCTGATGACACCCGCCGTCGCCGTCGCCGCGGCCGACCCGCCGATGCCCATCGCCGGTATCGGCCCCAGGCCCAGGATCAGCACCGGGTTGAGCACCAGATCGACGCCCACGCTCACGAACATGAAGATCAGCGGCGTGCGCGCATCGCCCGTCCCGCGCAGGCCCATCATCATCATGACGCTGAGCAGGGAAGCCGGCATGGCGATGAAGATCACCCGCAAATAGATGAGCGCCAGGTCGAACGCCTCCACCGGCGTCGCCAGCAGCCGCAGCAAAGCGGGTGCGCCGATCCAGCCGGCGGTCGCGACGATGAGACCCAACAGGGTACAGAAGCCGACGGCCGAACCGAAAGCGCGGCGCGCCGCGTCGAGATCGCCCCGCCCCGCCGCCTGCGCGATCATCACGGTCGACGCCATGCCGAAGCCGAAAACGACGGAGAACATCAGGAACATGGTGATGTTCGCATTGGCGGTGGCCGCCAGCGCCTGCGCCCCCAGGAAACGGCCGACCCAGACGGCGTTGATCGAGCCGTTCAGCGATTGAAGGATGTTGGACGCCAGCGTCGGGACGGCGAACAGCAGCAGGGTCGATGCGATCGGCCCTTGCGTCAGATCCCTGGCCCGATGTTCCCCTATAGCCATGACCGTTCCCCCTTGCGGATGCAGCGCGGCACCTGCTGGCCCTTGGTCAGCGCATCCCGATCGGATGCGCCGGCAAATCAGGCGAGCCGTTCCAGCGCCGCCTTCAATCTTTCCGCTTCGGCGGCTTTTTCGCCATGGTCCTCGCGCGCCTTGGCGACGGCTTCGGGCTTAGCCTTTTCGACGAAGCTGGGATTGGAAAGACGCCCGGAGAGGGAATCCCGTTCCTTCTCCGCGCTGGCGAGCGCCTTGGCGAGACGGGCCTTTTCGGCGGCGGTGTCGATCACGCCTTCCAACGGCAGGATGAAGGTCGCCTCGTCGACGACAATCTGCGCCGCGCCGCCCTCGACACTGTCACCAA
Proteins encoded:
- a CDS encoding ATP-binding protein, whose protein sequence is MTQMHGADHFAGAQPHVFQASVDAMGMVFQIAGSSSQLIIDATRIAALSHNPDPSLAMAGQVGSQVKMRVGHVWLIASVRRMAMDRQDSNSIVVDIDFLGEGDEEKLTGRIYRFRRGVTRYPTPGTEVYPVSSQDMQQIYSADDRPHVQIGTVYPTADTRAALYVDSMLGKHFALLGSTGTGKSTSAALILHRICDLSPQGHIVMIDPHGEYGAAFQTNGAVYDVNNLALPYWLMNFEEHCEVFVTSEGSERTVDCDILAKCLLAARSKNRLAESIGRLTVDSPVPYLLSDLTNILQNEMGKLDKGTGSLPYMRLKTKIDEIKSDPRYSFMFSGMLVADSMQEFIAKIFRLPSGGKPISIIDVSSMPSDITSVVVSVLSRLVFDYALWARDEPQRPILLVCEEAHRYIPSSTTGSGQAVRRILERIAKEGRKYGVSLGLITQRPSDLAEGVLSQCGTIISMRLNNDRDQAFVKAAMPEGARGFLDSIPALRNREAIICGEGVAVPIRVALDNLEEERRPASGDPSFTELWRQSGGEAEILDRTITRWRSQGR
- a CDS encoding MATE family efflux transporter; translation: MAIGEHRARDLTQGPIASTLLLFAVPTLASNILQSLNGSINAVWVGRFLGAQALAATANANITMFLMFSVVFGFGMASTVMIAQAAGRGDLDAARRAFGSAVGFCTLLGLIVATAGWIGAPALLRLLATPVEAFDLALIYLRVIFIAMPASLLSVMMMMGLRGTGDARTPLIFMFVSVGVDLVLNPVLILGLGPIPAMGIGGSAAATATAGVISLIGLILYTYAKDLPLRLRGRELAYLRPAPEQMRVLFGKGLPMGLQMIVMSASGLVMIGLVNREGFLVTAAYGAAQQIWTYLQMPAMAMGAAVSAMAAQNIGAGRWDRISRITGYGMGYLLLITGTMVAVILLFHAPLLSLFLGRNEAAIAAAWHMQLLASWSFVLFGCTMILFGVMRANGVVVRPLLILIFTLFAVRLGFYHLGYPHIGADALWLSFPAGSAAAFLLAGLVYWQGGWRKAKLLVPVNEEECRESINAESEPAGRIVPAG